The Aeromicrobium yanjiei genome includes a region encoding these proteins:
- the infA gene encoding translation initiation factor IF-1, which translates to MAKKEGVIEMEGAVVEALPNAMFRVELANGHKVLAHISGKMRQHYIRILPEDRVVVELSPYDLSRGRIVYRYK; encoded by the coding sequence ATGGCGAAAAAAGAAGGCGTCATCGAGATGGAAGGTGCCGTAGTCGAGGCACTGCCCAACGCGATGTTCCGTGTTGAGCTGGCCAACGGTCACAAGGTTCTCGCGCACATCAGCGGCAAGATGCGTCAGCACTACATCCGCATCCTCCCCGAGGACCGGGTCGTGGTCGAGCTCTCGCCGTACGACCTCTCCCGCGGTCGCATCGTCTACCGCTACAAGTAA
- the rpsM gene encoding 30S ribosomal protein S13, whose amino-acid sequence MARLVGVDLPREKRIEIALTYVFGIGRTRAAETLAATGISPDKRVHELNDDDLVALRDHIEANYQTEGDLRRNVTADIRRKMEIGSYQGRRHRAHLPVRGQRTKTNARTRKGPKRTVAGKKK is encoded by the coding sequence ATGGCACGCCTCGTAGGAGTCGATCTCCCGCGCGAGAAGCGCATCGAGATCGCACTCACATATGTATTCGGGATCGGCCGCACCCGCGCCGCCGAGACCCTCGCAGCAACCGGCATCAGCCCGGACAAGCGCGTCCACGAGCTCAACGACGACGACCTCGTCGCTCTGCGCGATCACATCGAGGCGAACTACCAGACCGAGGGCGATCTTCGCCGCAACGTCACGGCAGACATTCGCCGCAAGATGGAGATCGGCAGCTACCAGGGCCGCCGCCACCGTGCGCACCTGCCCGTTCGCGGCCAGCGCACCAAGACCAACGCGCGTACCCGCAAGGGCCCCAAGCGCACCGTCGCCGGAAAGAAGAAGTGA
- a CDS encoding Lrp/AsnC family transcriptional regulator codes for MDDLDRQLIGCLLEDGRASYAAIGERIGLSAPAVKRRMDRLVDDGVISGFTAVLDPHQVGWSTEAYVEVHCNGTISPDELRAAFSRVPEVHSAATVSGPADAILHIVAKDVRDLERALERVRVETANVDHTETAIVLSRLIERYGPGQSEFGPPR; via the coding sequence ATGGACGATCTGGACCGTCAGCTCATCGGATGTCTGCTCGAGGACGGCCGCGCCAGCTATGCCGCGATCGGGGAGCGGATCGGGCTCTCGGCGCCCGCGGTCAAGCGGCGCATGGACCGCTTGGTCGACGACGGCGTGATCAGCGGGTTCACCGCCGTGCTCGATCCGCACCAGGTCGGCTGGAGCACCGAGGCGTACGTCGAGGTGCACTGCAACGGCACGATCTCGCCCGACGAGCTGCGCGCCGCCTTCAGCCGGGTCCCGGAGGTCCACTCCGCTGCGACGGTGTCGGGCCCAGCGGACGCGATCTTGCACATCGTGGCCAAGGACGTCCGCGATCTCGAGCGGGCGCTGGAGCGGGTACGGGTCGAGACCGCCAATGTCGACCACACCGAGACGGCGATCGTGCTCTCCCGCCTGATCGAGCGCTACGGTCCGGGGCAGAGCGAGTTCGGCCCGCCGCGGTGA
- the rpmJ gene encoding 50S ribosomal protein L36, whose amino-acid sequence MKVNPSVKKICDKCKVIRRHGRVMVICENPRHKQRQG is encoded by the coding sequence ATGAAGGTCAACCCGAGCGTGAAGAAGATCTGTGACAAGTGCAAGGTGATTCGTCGCCACGGCCGCGTCATGGTGATCTGCGAGAACCCCCGCCACAAGCAGCGTCAGGGCTAA
- a CDS encoding DNA-directed RNA polymerase subunit alpha, with product MLIAQRPALSEEVVDEFRSRFVIEPLEPGFGYTLGNSLRRTLLSSIPGAAVTSIKIDGVLHEFSTVPGVTEDVTEIILNLKELVVSSENDEPVVMYLRKEGEGSVTAADIQPPAGVEVHNPDLHIATLNAKGKIEIELVVERGRGYVSAVQNKSGDEEIGRMPVDSIYSPVLKVTYKVEATRVEQRTDFDKLVIDVETKKSILPRDAIASAGSTLVELFGLARELNVEAEGIDIGPSPVDEQLAADLALPIEDLNFTVRSYNCLKREGVHTVGELITRSEQDLLDIRNFGSKSIDEVKAKLGEMGLALKDSPAGFDPTAAIEAYDDDASFAEDEQY from the coding sequence ATGCTGATCGCCCAGCGCCCCGCCCTGTCCGAAGAGGTCGTCGACGAGTTCCGTTCGCGGTTCGTCATCGAGCCCCTCGAGCCCGGCTTCGGCTACACCCTCGGCAACTCGCTGCGTCGTACGCTGCTGTCGTCGATCCCGGGTGCAGCCGTCACGTCGATCAAGATCGACGGTGTCCTGCACGAGTTCTCGACCGTCCCCGGCGTGACCGAGGACGTCACCGAGATCATCCTTAACCTGAAGGAGCTCGTGGTCTCCTCGGAGAACGACGAGCCCGTCGTGATGTACCTCCGCAAGGAGGGTGAGGGCAGCGTGACCGCCGCCGACATCCAGCCCCCGGCTGGTGTCGAGGTCCACAACCCCGATCTGCACATCGCCACGCTCAACGCCAAGGGCAAGATCGAGATCGAGCTCGTCGTCGAGCGCGGTCGCGGCTACGTGTCCGCGGTCCAGAACAAGTCCGGTGACGAAGAGATCGGCCGCATGCCGGTCGACTCGATCTACTCGCCGGTCCTGAAGGTGACCTACAAGGTCGAGGCGACTCGTGTCGAGCAGCGCACCGACTTCGACAAGCTCGTCATCGACGTCGAGACCAAGAAGTCGATCCTGCCGCGTGACGCGATCGCGTCGGCCGGCTCGACCCTGGTCGAGCTGTTCGGTCTGGCGCGTGAGCTGAACGTCGAGGCCGAGGGCATCGACATCGGCCCGAGCCCGGTCGACGAGCAGCTCGCTGCTGACCTGGCCCTGCCGATCGAGGACCTCAACTTCACGGTCCGGTCCTACAACTGCCTCAAGCGCGAGGGCGTCCACACCGTGGGCGAGCTCATCACGCGCTCGGAGCAGGACCTGCTCGACATCCGCAACTTCGGTTCGAAGTCGATCGACGAGGTCAAGGCCAAGCTGGGCGAGATGGGTCTCGCGCTCAAGGACAGCCCGGCCGGTTTCGACCCGACCGCGGCCATCGAGGCGTACGACGACGACGCCAGCTTTGCCGAGGACGAGCAGTACTAA
- the rpsD gene encoding 30S ribosomal protein S4, with translation MARYTGPLTKKSRRLGIDLVGGDAAFEKRPYPPGQHGRARVKESEYRNQLLEKQKARYTYGVLEKQFRKYYELASRRPGKTGDNLLQILESRLDNVVYRAGFARTRRHARQLVNHGHFIVNGVKTDIPSFQVSKHDIIDVKPKSLETTPFIVARETFDKDTVPAWLDVAPDRGRILVHAQPIREQITVPIQEQLIVEFYSKI, from the coding sequence ATGGCCCGTTACACCGGACCTCTCACCAAGAAGTCGCGCCGTCTCGGCATCGACCTCGTTGGTGGTGACGCTGCATTCGAAAAGCGTCCTTACCCTCCCGGCCAGCACGGCCGCGCGCGTGTCAAGGAGTCGGAGTACCGCAACCAGCTGCTCGAGAAGCAGAAGGCGCGCTACACCTACGGCGTCCTCGAGAAGCAGTTCCGCAAGTACTACGAGCTCGCCTCGCGTCGTCCCGGCAAGACCGGTGACAACCTGCTCCAGATCCTGGAGTCGCGTCTGGACAACGTCGTCTACCGTGCGGGCTTCGCCCGTACGCGTCGTCACGCCCGCCAGCTCGTCAACCACGGTCACTTCATCGTGAACGGCGTCAAGACCGACATCCCGTCGTTCCAGGTGAGCAAGCACGACATCATCGACGTCAAGCCCAAGTCGCTGGAGACCACGCCGTTCATCGTCGCGCGTGAGACCTTCGACAAGGACACCGTCCCGGCATGGCTCGACGTGGCGCCCGACCGCGGTCGCATCCTCGTCCACGCCCAGCCGATCCGTGAGCAGATCACCGTTCCCATCCAGGAGCAGCTGATCGTGGAGTTCTACTCCAAGATCTGA
- the rplQ gene encoding 50S ribosomal protein L17, translating into MPTPTKGPRLGGSPAHQRLILANLAQNLFEHGRITTTEAKARRLRPYAESLITKAKTDTVANRRQVVKIIRDKSILHTLFTEIGPAMATRPGGYTRITKIAPRKGDNAPMAVIEIVEAKQFGAQNQTPKKGATAPAAEPEAAVVEAEDAPSDDLGTDVDVVEATQDAPEAAENLEASTDSEAPAEDDAK; encoded by the coding sequence ATGCCCACCCCCACGAAGGGTCCCCGCCTCGGCGGTAGCCCGGCTCACCAGCGGCTGATCCTCGCCAACCTCGCACAGAACCTGTTCGAGCACGGCCGGATCACGACGACCGAGGCCAAGGCCCGCCGTCTGCGTCCGTACGCCGAGTCGCTCATCACGAAGGCCAAGACGGACACGGTGGCCAACCGCCGCCAGGTCGTCAAGATCATCCGTGACAAGAGCATCCTGCACACGTTGTTCACCGAGATCGGTCCCGCCATGGCGACCCGTCCCGGCGGATACACGCGCATCACGAAGATCGCGCCCCGCAAGGGCGACAACGCCCCCATGGCCGTGATCGAGATCGTCGAGGCGAAGCAGTTCGGCGCTCAGAACCAGACGCCGAAGAAGGGCGCGACGGCTCCGGCCGCCGAGCCCGAGGCCGCCGTCGTCGAGGCCGAGGACGCTCCGTCCGACGACCTCGGCACGGACGTCGACGTCGTCGAGGCGACTCAGGACGCCCCCGAGGCGGCCGAGAACCTCGAGGCTTCGACCGATTCCGAGGCCCCGGCCGAGGACGACGCCAAGTAG
- the rpsK gene encoding 30S ribosomal protein S11, whose protein sequence is MPPKTAGKKVRRKEKKNVAQGEAHIKSTFNNTHVTITDPTGAVIAWASGGTVGFKGSRKSTPFAAGMAAESAGRQAMEHGMKKVDVFVKGPGSGRETAIRSLSGVGLEVGTISDVTPSPHNGCRPPKHRRL, encoded by the coding sequence ATGCCTCCTAAGACCGCTGGCAAGAAGGTTCGCCGCAAGGAGAAGAAGAACGTCGCTCAGGGCGAAGCCCACATCAAGAGCACGTTCAACAACACCCACGTCACCATCACGGACCCCACGGGTGCCGTGATTGCCTGGGCCTCCGGCGGAACCGTCGGATTCAAGGGCTCGCGCAAGTCGACGCCGTTCGCTGCCGGCATGGCCGCGGAGTCGGCCGGTCGCCAGGCGATGGAGCACGGGATGAAGAAGGTCGACGTCTTCGTGAAGGGCCCCGGTTCGGGCCGCGAGACGGCGATCCGGTCGCTGAGCGGAGTCGGCCTCGAGGTCGGCACCATCTCCGACGTGACCCCCAGCCCCCACAACGGCTGCCGTCCCCCCAAGCACCGTCGTCTCTGA